One stretch of Hevea brasiliensis isolate MT/VB/25A 57/8 chromosome 12, ASM3005281v1, whole genome shotgun sequence DNA includes these proteins:
- the LOC110631886 gene encoding NAD(P)H-quinone oxidoreductase subunit N, chloroplastic: MKMAAAICLQHVGTPPSINLQQKQHHHYPTMRNTVMMGLVLRGGTSSLSKTGKRVGGVVRCIGIADFIGGDLVKFDLGRWLSDVEEHKALAIYTPHEGGYEGRYLTRLRYQGYYFLDLTARGLGDPETTLTKIHPVCPAHLGKQPIARWYFPPEVDYRLAALPPDAKGLVVWIIEAKVLSKAELQFLALLPSLRPKVRVIAECGNWRKFTWKPLKEIAGLTTQMKLD; encoded by the exons atgaaaatggCTGCAGCCATCTGCCTGCAACATGTGGGTACACCACCCTCAATCAATCTCCAGCAGAAGCAGCACCATCACTACCCAACAATGCGAAACACAGTGATGATGGGACTGGTACTAAGAGGAGGGACTTCCTCGTTAAGCAAAACTGGAAAAAGGGTTGGTGGGGTGGTAAGATGTATAGGAATAGCGGACTTCATAGGAggggatttggtgaagtttgattTAGGACGTTGGCTATCAGATGTGGAAGAGCACAAAGCCCTTGCCATTTACACCCCTCACGAGGGAGGTTATGAGGGCCGTTACCTTACTCGCCTCAGGTACCAAGGCTACTATTTCCTAGACCTCACTGCTCGTGGCCTTGGCGATCCTGAGACCACCCTTACCAAGATTCACCCTGTTTGCCCT GCACATCTCGGGAAGCAACCCATAGCAAGGTGGTACTTTCCACCAGAAGTCGATTATCGACTAGCTGCTTTGCCCCCAGATGCAAAAGGACTTGTCGTCTGGATAATCGAAGCGAAG GTTTTGTCGAAGGCTGAATTGCAGTTTCTGGCATTGCTTCCCTCACTTCGGCCTAAAGTCAGGGTCATTGCTGAATGTGGAAACTG GAGAAAGTTCACGTGGAAGCCACTCAAAGAGATTGCAGGACTTACCACACAGATGAAGCTTGATTAA
- the LOC110631884 gene encoding sister chromatid cohesion protein SCC4, translating into MEAVAEGLWGLADYEEQKGEIGKAVKCLEAICQTQVSFLPIIEVKTRLRIATLLLKHSHNVNEAKSHLERAQLLLKSIPSCFELKCRTYSLLSQCYHLVGAIPPQKQILHKGLELIASTAPEVTVKLWSCNFSSQLANALIIEGDYHSAISALESGYDCAAQICYPELQMFFATSVLHVHLMQWCDDNLVQSALNRCDVLWDSLGSERREQCLGLLFYNELLHIFYQLRICDFKNATQHVDKLDAAMKADIQNMREIQRLKNELSALNQSLSRPDLPNRDRSLLSLKHSQIQQKLTSMSKTTSFAEQSLEPAYFGNARRASEDKLVLAPPPIDGEWLPKSAVYALVDLMSVIFGRPRGLFKECAKRIQSGMQTIQVELVKLGITDGVREVDLRHSAIWMAGVYLMLLMQFLENKVAMELTRSEFVEAQEALVQMKDWFIRFPTILQACESVIEMLRGQYAHSVGCYSEAAFHYIEAAKLTESKSVQAMCQVYAAVSYFCIGDAESLSQALDLIGPIYRMKDSFVGVREQASVLFAYGLLLMRQDEYEEARARLAKGLQIAHNSMGNLQLIAQYLTILGHLALALHDTVQAREILRSSLTLAKKLYDIPTQIWVLSVLTDLYRGLGEVGNEMENEEYRKKKSDELQQKLSDAHSSIHHIELIEKVKLEVKQFQEFDMKRAMANQSMRVNLDIPESVGLSTPLPNSSSSRLLDLDNRRRGKRRI; encoded by the exons atggaagcaGTGGCCGAGGGACTATGGGGATTGGCTGATTACGAGGAGCAGAAGGGGGAGATAGGCAAGGCAGTTAAGTGCCTTGAAGCTATTTGCCAAACCCAGGTCTCTTTCTTGCCAATCATCGAAGTCAAAACCCGTCTTCGCATTGCTACTCTTCTTCTCAAACACTCTCACAACGTCAACGAGGCCAAATCCCACCTGGAGCGAGCCCAATTACTTCTCAAATCCATCCCTTCCTGCTTCGAATTGAAGTGCCGTACTTACAGCTTGTTGAGTCAGTGTTATCATCTGGTGGGTGCGATTCCTCCGCAGAAACAGATTCTCCATAAGGGCCTCGAGCTCATTGCTTCTACTGCTCCTGA GGTAACAGTTAAATTATGGTCCTGTAACTTCAGTTCCCAGCTGGCCAATGCATTGATAATCGAAGGGGATTATCATTCTGCTATTTCTGCTTTGGAATCTGGTTATGATTGTGCTGCACAAATTTGTTATCCGGAATTACAG ATGTTCTTTGCAACTTCTGTTCTACATGTGCACCTCATGCAATGGTGTGATGATAATTTAGTTCAGTCTGCTCTTAATAGATGTGATGTGCTTTGGGATTCCTTGGGCTCTGAAAGA AGAGAACAATGCTTAGGTTTGCTCTTTTACAACGAACTCCTTCACATATTCTATCAACTCCGCATCTGTGATTTCAAGAATGCTACCCAACATGTCGACAAGTTGGATGCTGCTATGAAGGCTGACATACAGAATATGCGTGAAATACAGCGCCTAAAAAATGAACTTAGTGCCCTAAATCAAAGTCTTTCCAGGCCTGACTTGCCCAACAGAGATAGGTCATTACTTTCTTTGAAGCATTCTCAAATTCAACAGAAACTGACAAGTATGTCTAAAACCACATCATTTGCTGAACAATCTCTGGAGCCTGCATACTTTGGAAATGCAAGGCGGGCATCAGAAGATAAGCTAGTGCTGGCACCACCTCCAATTGATGGGGAGTGGCTACCAAAGAGTGCTGTCTATGCTTTGGTTGATCTTATGTCAGTCATATTTGGCCGTCCACGGGGACTTTTTAAGGAGTGTGCCAAGCGGATTCAATCTGGAATGCAAACCATTCAAG TGGAGCTGGTAAAGCTTGGAATAACTGATGGTGTTAGAG AAGTGGATCTGCGGCACTCTGCCATTTGGATGGCTGGCGTCTACTTAATGCTattaatgcagtttcttgaaaacAAAGTGGCAATGGAGCTCACACGGTCTGAATTTGTTGAAGCACAAGAG GCACTAGTGCAAATGAAAGATTGGTTCATTCGCTTTCCAACAATTCTCCAGGCCTGTGAGAGTGTCATTGAGATGCTCAGGGGCCAATATGCTCATTCTGTTGGCTGTTATAGTGAAGCGGCTTTTCACTATATTGAAGCAGCAAAA CTAACAGAGAGCAAATCAGTGCAAGCTATGTGCCAAGTTTATGCGGCCGTCTCTTATTTCTGCATTGGTGATGCTGAATCACTCTCACAG GCACTTGATTTGATTGGACCAATTTACAGAATGAAGGATTCTTTTGTTGGAGTTCGAGAGCAAGCCAGTGTCCTTTTTGCTTATGGCCTTTTATTAATGAGGCAGGACGAGTATGAAGAAGCACG AGCTCGGCTAGCCAAGGGATTGCAGATTGCACATAATAGCATGGGGAACCTTCAACTTATTGCACAATATTTAACAATACTTGGGCATCTGGCACTTGCCCTGCATGATACTGTACAAGCCAGAGAGATTTTGAGATCCTCCCTTACATTGGCAAAGAAGCTTTATGATATCCCAACTCAGATATGGGTGCTATCTGTTCTGACAG ATTTATACCGAGGGTTAGGTGAGGTTGGAAATGAAATGGAGAATGAGGAATATCGAAAGAAAAAGTCTGATGAACTGCAACAGAAACTTTCAGATGCACATTCATCCATTCATCACATTGAACTG ATTGAAAAAGTTAAACTTGAAGTTAAGCAATTTCAGGAGTTTGACATGAAGCGTGCCATGGCAAACCAGTCCATGAGAGTCAATCTAGACATTCCGGAATCTGTTGGTTTATCTACTCCATTACCAAATTCTTCATCATCGAGACTTCTGGATTTGGATAATAGAAGACGTGGGAAGAGAAGAATTTAG